The sequence TTATTGAGCTCGCGGCACTCCCGCAGCGCTTCGGGATAACTGCGGCATTCCTTCAATTTTGTTTTCCATTCTTCCCCGGCAACGACCGGCAGCTTGTGTTTGAACCCGTAAAACTTCGACGAAAAAGGATCGACGACCATCACCTTCCGGTTCAGCAGGGTCGCCCAATAAGCGCCGTGATAGCTGTTGGTCAGGACCGTTTCGCCCGAAGCCAGAAAAGCGATGACTTCGTTGAAGTCGCGGGCGTAATTGGTAATCCGCGGGCCGGGAATCGACGGATGAATCGGAAATTCCGCATGCTCGTAAATCACGTAATCGTGCTTGATCGCGTACTCTCGAGAAAAGGCAGGATGCATGCAGCTCGGGCAAGGGACCCAGTCATAGCCCGGCACGACGTCCCGGATGCCCGCCAGCGTGAATTTCTTCAAATAATCCGGCATCCCTTGGAGAGCGGACTCGCCGTGGTTATTGTGCCCTGCGCCCCACAGCACGACGGCGCGCGCGCCGGAGGAGGCGATCTGCTTCATGATCCGGTCATACATCAAAATGCCGCCGCCGCCCAGAATCACGACGTGATCGCGGATATCCTTATAAATATTGTCCCGCCTCGCCGTGTGGTACGGAAGGATGTCCATCTCCTCCGCGTCCTGCAAAAAATCAAAGTACAGCTTGGGCGAACATTGCCTGTCTCCCAGGTTTTCCTGGTGCATGCGGTAAACGTTGATGAGCTTCGGACGAACTCCCAAAATGTTTCTGCGCACGAACCGGTAAGCTGTCGATATGGCGGTCATGGGTCAAGTCTCCCTACAATGAGAATAAATGACGAATTGCGTCGCAAACAATCCCGGCCACTGCCGCGTCACCTTTTCCCGCATTTCCCATTCGCAGAAGTCTAGGGGCTTGCGGATCAGCTTGGGCAGATTCCACTGATGCGTGTAACGCATCTCTTTCACGGCCAGTCCCGCGGACTCCATCAATTCCCGCGCGGTCTTGCGCGTAAAGAAATGCAGGTGCGTCCGGTCCAGGATGCCGTAGTCCTGATATTCAAATTTGCCGAAGAGCAGTCCGAACCTCACGCCGAAATTGGCGACATTCGGGATGGACGCGATGATTTCCGCGCCCGGTTTCAAATAAGGCAGCACAAGCTCGATTGTACGCTTCGGATCCCTCAGATGCTCAAGCACGTCCAGAAAAAGGACGGCGTCAAAAAAACCTTCCTTATAAGGAAGCGTCCGAGCTGACTCGAGATCCACGACGCGCGCGTCAGTCATCTTGCCCGCGGCAAGCGACGCTTCCCGGCTGGAAAGCGTGATCCCATAACAGGCGTTTCCGCGCTCCTGCAGATACGAAGAAACGTAGCCCGAACCGCAGCCAACGTCGAGCACGGTCTTGCCGCGCAAATGGCCGTAGAGACGCTCGAAATCACGCGTCCGGCC comes from Verrucomicrobiia bacterium and encodes:
- a CDS encoding class I SAM-dependent methyltransferase — translated: MAGFTRAADMMLSVTCENKVYEGRTRDFERLYGHLRGKTVLDVGCGSGYVSSYLQERGNACYGITLSSREASLAAGKMTDARVVDLESARTLPYKEGFFDAVLFLDVLEHLRDPKRTIELVLPYLKPGAEIIASIPNVANFGVRFGLLFGKFEYQDYGILDRTHLHFFTRKTARELMESAGLAVKEMRYTHQWNLPKLIRKPLDFCEWEMREKVTRQWPGLFATQFVIYSHCRET